A portion of the Drosophila innubila isolate TH190305 chromosome 3L unlocalized genomic scaffold, UK_Dinn_1.0 0_D_3L, whole genome shotgun sequence genome contains these proteins:
- the LOC117786238 gene encoding uncharacterized protein YMR317W isoform X4, with the protein MLTIKRYRDLGTLNNHNNNNNNSNSTIVNATTVTTGINSKKSFSAPTTSTTSTKTSNPTSNPTLSLQQKHNNKMELLSSPTTTGTATATTAGTATTATGVNHHQTTKQLLVQDYLNYASPPTYSRLPPDGHEFPPNFSEPLIMHPSQSHPLLLKAGNKSELGFENNHNNNNKLETAPPLPKTGPPPTVPRKVYRQDLVINVEDARHASRAMDMTTATAPSSGRDYKRSSSANAPRKPSDWRKDEKSEKSVRDKIAMFSSSNELDTIAPPTPTPTVSASASSFSRKPLNMSSENLLEAASSTPPPSLKTRAMSVENLNDAQRQYQLAKQLPQLHVADSMYSLHTLTTPTSNYSYASLPRRTHGMASASASASAVERRISFSGEGDAATRKAAITNILEQRRRSLSKLRGLVIPERPQLLEPILDLPEIKSQVKAASGEDSTDSGLGETRPLRHTISNSTNNNNNTFNINHNNNISSYRSIFSTTQRRPLESQLSQPPAKPPRTSLVSPVTTPSRPNLAQPLSQSQSQSLSQPQSQSQFLGDQESDTDSVFSSTARVPTPPEKFALTRTLSSETNTSIASSNTSTLTSGSSAGSQASCSSLGSTPTVDLTRRVLKCQLNGSGNANGSELTLTNRKSILASAKCRSAKSRGQDNNNDNDNDSTDGEACVLNGRRIKSTYKSQQQQLQHHQLQVKQLVVDKLINVAAYVELTSDTDDSSRRSDTPAKISAMFIDEERKASFKADPTQRAKLQLVQAKPVISPLAQRTQTPKLASSTANKSQTTAELREKFERTAAAAAAAAAAAQTPPVHKAIATVVTVATKPHHERFSSLDSLASSSSGVSSTTQNVSTTQETATEFGSFSSLGSNQSLITAQDVQQIVEEADPPLKTPEAFIIVLQRDTPESSIGITLAGGSDYEAKEITIHKILSNTPAAKDGRLKKGDRILAVNGMSMRGLTHRESISVLKTPRPEVVLVVTRSESLIIKPLNKKRSSLGSLSSLNEKPTELDYERKRNYHKASRSLDLDLDIVSNEGGGATVASIPSTPSTGTSSPQQPASLLDEGNSNDAEATIAGIRARRQLSRGDAAKLSTSELLERAAEARHAIAAEIRAQAEDAASGGGARSVEIVKDSCGLGFSIEGGFDSPMGNRPLIVKKVFMGGAAQKTNQVRNGDEILSINGASTARMTRVDAWNYMKQLPLGPVKILFA; encoded by the exons ATCTTGGTACCctaaacaaccacaacaacaacaacaacaacagcaacagcacaaTCGTTAatgcaacaacagtaacaactgGAATTAATAGCAAGAAGAGCTTCTCAGCCCCGACAACGAGCACGACATCGACGAAGACTTCGAATCCGACCTCAAATCCAACTTTGAGCTTGCAGCagaagcacaacaacaaaatggagCTGCTGAGcagcccaacaacaacaggtacagcaacagcaacaacagcaggaacagcaacaacagcaacaggtgTAAATCATCATCAGACAACAAAGCAGCTGCTAGTACAGGATTATCTTAACTACGCCTCCCCGCCAACATATTCCCGTCTTCCCCCCGATGGCCATGAGTTTCCTCCCAACTTCAGTGAGCCTTTGATTATGCATCCCTCGCAGTCGCATCCCTTGCTCCTCAAGGCAGGCAACAAATCGGAGCTTGGCTTCgagaacaaccacaacaacaacaacaaattggaGACTGCTCCGCCATTGCCCAAAACAGGACCTCCTCCAACAGTGCCTAGGAAGGTTTATCGCCAGGATTTGGTCATCAATGTGGAGGATGCACGTCATGCGTCACGTGCAATGGacatgacaacagcaacagcgccATCTAGTGGCCGTGATTACAAACGTTCCTCGAGCGCCAATGCGCCACGTAAACCGAGCGATTGGCGCAAGGATGAAAAGTCGGAGAAATCGGTGCGCGACAAGATTGCCATGTTCTCCTCCAGCAACGAACTGGACACCATTGCACCGCCCACGCCCACTCCCACTGTCTCCGCCTCCGCATCGAGCTTCTCCCGCAAGCCGCTCAACATGAGCAGCGAGAATCTGCTGGAAGCCGCCTCCTCAACGCCACCGCCGTCGCTGAAGACGCGTGCGATGAGCGTGGAGAATCTGAATGATGCACAGCGTCAGTATCAGCTGGCCAAgcagttgccacagttgcatGTCGCCGATTCCATGTACTCGCTGCATACACTGACCACGCCCACTAGCAATTACAGTTACGCCTCCCTGCCGCGCCGCACTCATGGAATGGCGTCCGCCTCCGCCTCTGCCTCGGCTGTGGAGCGTCGCATCAGTTTCTCGGGCGAGGGTGATGCGGCGACTCGGAAGGCGGCCATTACCAACATTTTGGAGCAGAGGCGTCGCAGTCTGTCCAAGCTGCGTGGCTTAGTCATTCCGGAGAGACCGCAGCTGCTGGAGCCCATTTTGGACTTGCCGGAGATTAAAAGCCAGGTGAAGGCGGCCAGTGGTGAAGATTCCACAGACAGCGGCCTGGGCGAGACACGCCCCCTCAGGCAcaccatcagcaacagcaccaacaacaacaacaacacctttAACattaaccacaacaacaacattagcagCTATCGCAGCATCTTCTCGACAACTCAACGTCGTCCCTTGGAGTCACAGCTGTCGCAGCCGCCGGCAAAGCCGCCGCGCACTTCCCTCGTCAGCCCTGTGACCACGCCCAGCCGCCCAAATCTTGCCCAGCccctgtcgcagtcgcagtcgcagtcccTGTCGCAGCCGCAGTCACAATCACAGTTTCTGGGGGATCAGGAGAGCGATACGGACTCGGTGTTCTCGAGTACGGCACGTGTGCCGACGCCGCCGGAGAAGTTTGCGTTGACGCGAACTCTCAGCTCGGAGACAAACACATCGATAGCCAGCTCCAACACCTCCACATTGACGTCGGGCTCCTCGGCGGGCTCCCAGGCCAGCTGCAGTTCCCTGGGCAGCACACCCACCGTTGACCTCACCCGACGTGTCCTCAAGTGCCAGCTTAATGGCTCCGGCAATGCTAACGGAAGTGAATTGACCTTGACCAACAGGAAGAGTATCCTTGCCTCGGCCAAGTGTCGCAGCGCCAAGAGTCGTGGacaggacaacaacaatgacaatgacaacgatAGCACCGATGGAGAAGCCTGCGTCCTCAATGGACGTCGCATTAAGTCGACCTACAAatcgcagcaacaacagttgcagcatcATCAACTCCAGGTGAAACAGCTGGTGGTGGATAAGCTGATCAATGTGGCTGCCTATGTGGAGCTGACCTCGGATACGGATGACAGCAGCCGGAGATCGGATACGCCGGCCAAGATCAGTGCCATGTTCATTGATGAGGAGCGCAAGGCGAGCTTCAAGGCGGATCCCACGCAACGGGCCAAGCTGCAATTGGTCCAGGCCAAGCCAGTGATCAGCCCGTTGGCCCAACGCACCCAAACGCCAAAGTTGGCCAGCAGCACCGCCAACAAGTCGCAGACCACCGCCGAGTTGCGTGAGAAATTCGAACGgaccgctgccgctgccgccgctgcagctgctgcggcACAAACTCCACCCGTGCACAAGGCAATTGCCACAGTTGTGACAGTTGCCACAAAGCCGCATCATGAACGCTTTAGTTCATTAGATTCGCTGGCTTCCAGCTCATCGGGTGTTAGTTCCACCACACAGAATGTGAGCACCACACAGGAGACGGCCACGGAATTTGGAAGCTTCTCATCGCTGGGCAGCAATCAGAGCTTGATAACCGCACAGGATGTTCAGCAGATTGTCGAGGAGGCAGATCCACCATTAAAGACGCCCGAGGCATTCATAATTGTGCTGCAGCGGGATACGCCGGAGAGCAGTATTGGCATCACCCTCGCCGGTGGCTCCGACTACGAGGCTAAAGAGATAACC ATCCACAAAATCTTGAGCAACACGCCAGCTGCCAAAGATGGTCGCTTGAAGAAGGGCGATCGCATTCTGGCCGTCAATGGCATGAGCATGCGCGGATTAACCCATCGGGAGTCCATCAGCGTGCTAAAG ACACCCCGTCCTGAGGTTGTCCTCGTTGTCACACGCTCCGAGTCGCTCATTATCAAACCACTGAACAAGAAACGCTCCTCGCTCGGCTCACTCAGTTCGCTGAATGAGAAGCCCACGGAGTTGGATTACGAACGCAAGCGCAATTATCACAAGGCATCACGTTCCCTCGATCTGGATCTGGACATTGTGTCCAATGAGGGCGGTGGCGCCACAGTGGCCAGCATTCCAAGCACACCCAGTACGGGCACCAGCAGTCCCCAACAACCTGCGAGTCTGTTGGATGAGGGGAACAGCAATGATGCGGAGGCCACCATAGCGGGCATCCGTGCCAGACGTCAACTGTCTCGCGGAGATGCCGCCAAGCTGAGCACCAGTGAGCTGCTGGAGCGTGCTGCAGAGGCACGTCATGCCATTGCTGCTGAAATACGTGCTCAAG cGGAGGATGCTGCTTCAGGAGGCGGTGCACGCTCTGTGGAAATTGTCAAGGACAGCTGTGGATTGGGCTTCTCCATCGAGGGAGGTTTTGACTCGCCAATGGGCAATCGTCCGCTGATTGTTAAGAAGGTTTTTATGG GCGGCGCTGCCCAGAAGACCAATCAGGTGCGAAATGGCGATGAGATCCTCAGCATCAATGGTGCATCCACGGCGCGCATGACAAGAGTCGATGCCTGGAACTACATGAAACAGTTGCCTCTGGGTCCGGTCAAGATTTTATTTGCCTGA
- the LOC117786238 gene encoding uro-adherence factor A isoform X5, giving the protein MELLSSPTTTGTATATTAGTATTATGVNHHQTTKQLLVQDYLNYASPPTYSRLPPDGHEFPPNFSEPLIMHPSQSHPLLLKAGNKSELGFENNHNNNNKLETAPPLPKTGPPPTVPRKVYRQDLVINVEDARHASRAMDMTTATAPSSGRDYKRSSSANAPRKPSDWRKDEKSEKSVRDKIAMFSSSNELDTIAPPTPTPTVSASASSFSRKPLNMSSENLLEAASSTPPPSLKTRAMSVENLNDAQRQYQLAKQLPQLHVADSMYSLHTLTTPTSNYSYASLPRRTHGMASASASASAVERRISFSGEGDAATRKAAITNILEQRRRSLSKLRGLVIPERPQLLEPILDLPEIKSQVKAASGEDSTDSGLGETRPLRHTISNSTNNNNNTFNINHNNNISSYRSIFSTTQRRPLESQLSQPPAKPPRTSLVSPVTTPSRPNLAQPLSQSQSQSLSQPQSQSQFLGDQESDTDSVFSSTARVPTPPEKFALTRTLSSETNTSIASSNTSTLTSGSSAGSQASCSSLGSTPTVDLTRRVLKCQLNGSGNANGSELTLTNRKSILASAKCRSAKSRGQDNNNDNDNDSTDGEACVLNGRRIKSTYKSQQQQLQHHQLQVKQLVVDKLINVAAYVELTSDTDDSSRRSDTPAKISAMFIDEERKASFKADPTQRAKLQLVQAKPVISPLAQRTQTPKLASSTANKSQTTAELREKFERTAAAAAAAAAAAQTPPVHKAIATVVTVATKPHHERFSSLDSLASSSSGVSSTTQNVSTTQETATEFGSFSSLGSNQSLITAQDVQQIVEEADPPLKTPEAFIIVLQRDTPESSIGITLAGGSDYEAKEITIHKILSNTPAAKDGRLKKGDRILAVNGMSMRGLTHRESISVLKTPRPEVVLVVTRSESLIIKPLNKKRSSLGSLSSLNEKPTELDYERKRNYHKASRSLDLDLDIVSNEGGGATVASIPSTPSTGTSSPQQPASLLDEGNSNDAEATIAGIRARRQLSRGDAAKLSTSELLERAAEARHAIAAEIRAQAEDAASGGGARSVEIVKDSCGLGFSIEGGFDSPMGNRPLIVKKVFMGGAAQKTNQVRNGDEILSINGASTARMTRVDAWNYMKQLPLGPVKILFA; this is encoded by the exons atggagCTGCTGAGcagcccaacaacaacaggtacagcaacagcaacaacagcaggaacagcaacaacagcaacaggtgTAAATCATCATCAGACAACAAAGCAGCTGCTAGTACAGGATTATCTTAACTACGCCTCCCCGCCAACATATTCCCGTCTTCCCCCCGATGGCCATGAGTTTCCTCCCAACTTCAGTGAGCCTTTGATTATGCATCCCTCGCAGTCGCATCCCTTGCTCCTCAAGGCAGGCAACAAATCGGAGCTTGGCTTCgagaacaaccacaacaacaacaacaaattggaGACTGCTCCGCCATTGCCCAAAACAGGACCTCCTCCAACAGTGCCTAGGAAGGTTTATCGCCAGGATTTGGTCATCAATGTGGAGGATGCACGTCATGCGTCACGTGCAATGGacatgacaacagcaacagcgccATCTAGTGGCCGTGATTACAAACGTTCCTCGAGCGCCAATGCGCCACGTAAACCGAGCGATTGGCGCAAGGATGAAAAGTCGGAGAAATCGGTGCGCGACAAGATTGCCATGTTCTCCTCCAGCAACGAACTGGACACCATTGCACCGCCCACGCCCACTCCCACTGTCTCCGCCTCCGCATCGAGCTTCTCCCGCAAGCCGCTCAACATGAGCAGCGAGAATCTGCTGGAAGCCGCCTCCTCAACGCCACCGCCGTCGCTGAAGACGCGTGCGATGAGCGTGGAGAATCTGAATGATGCACAGCGTCAGTATCAGCTGGCCAAgcagttgccacagttgcatGTCGCCGATTCCATGTACTCGCTGCATACACTGACCACGCCCACTAGCAATTACAGTTACGCCTCCCTGCCGCGCCGCACTCATGGAATGGCGTCCGCCTCCGCCTCTGCCTCGGCTGTGGAGCGTCGCATCAGTTTCTCGGGCGAGGGTGATGCGGCGACTCGGAAGGCGGCCATTACCAACATTTTGGAGCAGAGGCGTCGCAGTCTGTCCAAGCTGCGTGGCTTAGTCATTCCGGAGAGACCGCAGCTGCTGGAGCCCATTTTGGACTTGCCGGAGATTAAAAGCCAGGTGAAGGCGGCCAGTGGTGAAGATTCCACAGACAGCGGCCTGGGCGAGACACGCCCCCTCAGGCAcaccatcagcaacagcaccaacaacaacaacaacacctttAACattaaccacaacaacaacattagcagCTATCGCAGCATCTTCTCGACAACTCAACGTCGTCCCTTGGAGTCACAGCTGTCGCAGCCGCCGGCAAAGCCGCCGCGCACTTCCCTCGTCAGCCCTGTGACCACGCCCAGCCGCCCAAATCTTGCCCAGCccctgtcgcagtcgcagtcgcagtcccTGTCGCAGCCGCAGTCACAATCACAGTTTCTGGGGGATCAGGAGAGCGATACGGACTCGGTGTTCTCGAGTACGGCACGTGTGCCGACGCCGCCGGAGAAGTTTGCGTTGACGCGAACTCTCAGCTCGGAGACAAACACATCGATAGCCAGCTCCAACACCTCCACATTGACGTCGGGCTCCTCGGCGGGCTCCCAGGCCAGCTGCAGTTCCCTGGGCAGCACACCCACCGTTGACCTCACCCGACGTGTCCTCAAGTGCCAGCTTAATGGCTCCGGCAATGCTAACGGAAGTGAATTGACCTTGACCAACAGGAAGAGTATCCTTGCCTCGGCCAAGTGTCGCAGCGCCAAGAGTCGTGGacaggacaacaacaatgacaatgacaacgatAGCACCGATGGAGAAGCCTGCGTCCTCAATGGACGTCGCATTAAGTCGACCTACAAatcgcagcaacaacagttgcagcatcATCAACTCCAGGTGAAACAGCTGGTGGTGGATAAGCTGATCAATGTGGCTGCCTATGTGGAGCTGACCTCGGATACGGATGACAGCAGCCGGAGATCGGATACGCCGGCCAAGATCAGTGCCATGTTCATTGATGAGGAGCGCAAGGCGAGCTTCAAGGCGGATCCCACGCAACGGGCCAAGCTGCAATTGGTCCAGGCCAAGCCAGTGATCAGCCCGTTGGCCCAACGCACCCAAACGCCAAAGTTGGCCAGCAGCACCGCCAACAAGTCGCAGACCACCGCCGAGTTGCGTGAGAAATTCGAACGgaccgctgccgctgccgccgctgcagctgctgcggcACAAACTCCACCCGTGCACAAGGCAATTGCCACAGTTGTGACAGTTGCCACAAAGCCGCATCATGAACGCTTTAGTTCATTAGATTCGCTGGCTTCCAGCTCATCGGGTGTTAGTTCCACCACACAGAATGTGAGCACCACACAGGAGACGGCCACGGAATTTGGAAGCTTCTCATCGCTGGGCAGCAATCAGAGCTTGATAACCGCACAGGATGTTCAGCAGATTGTCGAGGAGGCAGATCCACCATTAAAGACGCCCGAGGCATTCATAATTGTGCTGCAGCGGGATACGCCGGAGAGCAGTATTGGCATCACCCTCGCCGGTGGCTCCGACTACGAGGCTAAAGAGATAACC ATCCACAAAATCTTGAGCAACACGCCAGCTGCCAAAGATGGTCGCTTGAAGAAGGGCGATCGCATTCTGGCCGTCAATGGCATGAGCATGCGCGGATTAACCCATCGGGAGTCCATCAGCGTGCTAAAG ACACCCCGTCCTGAGGTTGTCCTCGTTGTCACACGCTCCGAGTCGCTCATTATCAAACCACTGAACAAGAAACGCTCCTCGCTCGGCTCACTCAGTTCGCTGAATGAGAAGCCCACGGAGTTGGATTACGAACGCAAGCGCAATTATCACAAGGCATCACGTTCCCTCGATCTGGATCTGGACATTGTGTCCAATGAGGGCGGTGGCGCCACAGTGGCCAGCATTCCAAGCACACCCAGTACGGGCACCAGCAGTCCCCAACAACCTGCGAGTCTGTTGGATGAGGGGAACAGCAATGATGCGGAGGCCACCATAGCGGGCATCCGTGCCAGACGTCAACTGTCTCGCGGAGATGCCGCCAAGCTGAGCACCAGTGAGCTGCTGGAGCGTGCTGCAGAGGCACGTCATGCCATTGCTGCTGAAATACGTGCTCAAG cGGAGGATGCTGCTTCAGGAGGCGGTGCACGCTCTGTGGAAATTGTCAAGGACAGCTGTGGATTGGGCTTCTCCATCGAGGGAGGTTTTGACTCGCCAATGGGCAATCGTCCGCTGATTGTTAAGAAGGTTTTTATGG GCGGCGCTGCCCAGAAGACCAATCAGGTGCGAAATGGCGATGAGATCCTCAGCATCAATGGTGCATCCACGGCGCGCATGACAAGAGTCGATGCCTGGAACTACATGAAACAGTTGCCTCTGGGTCCGGTCAAGATTTTATTTGCCTGA
- the LOC117786241 gene encoding uncharacterized protein LOC117786241 yields MNTRRSTGSINNNNNNSKVSMSRFYVAITPELHTINAKICRLVEKHPCMYDRSHPSYMRKSHVERAWEAISKEMNDGVDSCKERFRNIRTSFARSINVQRGSNRIKPYYLSEELEFLKKHITPGVPVPVKGRRSRDSIRKGDNDDNDDYDDNENDNDDEEHPGALVHIKHSMSSDEQEQENDNSSDSSEWVTHEHAQSVVSQTKEKPESELASQSDDASDEQKPPTTNVLPANSMPPMPRACPIPPKKRRRMVAEVTTPNEPVANNVDTNSVTAADIKPPAIDFDDAFLQGLRPEMNHMNFHQKLYFKRRVYELLGDIFDERDRASSQPQVNGQMAANPSPTSLQHLGLLARTGALQLPKLAPRPAKDL; encoded by the exons atGAACACACGTCGCAGCACAGGcagcattaacaacaacaacaataacagcaaagtGAGCATGAGCAGATTCTATGTGGCAATAACACCGGAACTGCACACGATCAATGCGAAGATCTGTCGTCTGGTCGAGAAGCATCCCTGCATGTACGATCGCTCGCATCCCTCGTACATGCGAAAGTCGCATGTGGAGCGCGCTTGGGAGGCCATTTCCAAGGAAATGAACGACGGCG TTGACAGCTGCAAGGAACGTTTTCGAAACATTCGCACCAGCTTTGCAAGATCTATCAATGTGCAACGTGGCTCGAATCGCATCAAGCCGTATTATCTGAGCGAGGAATTGGAGTTCTTGAAGAAACATATAACTCCTGGCGTGCCTGTTCCCGTGAAGGGCAGACGTTCACGTGACAGCATACGCAAAGGCGATAACGATGATAACGACGATTATGACGACAACGAGAACGATAACGATGATGAGGAACACCCAGGAGCACTGGTCCACATAAAGCACTCGATGAGCAGCGatgagcaggagcaggaaaatgacaacagcagcgacagctCCGAGTGGGTGACTCACGAGCATGCGCAGAGTGTTGTCAGTCAGACGAAGGAGAAGCCCGAATCCGAGTTGGCCTCCCAGAGCGACGATGCTAGCGACGAGCAGAagccaccaacaacaaatgtgtTGCCGGCTAATTCCATGCCACCCATGCCACGTGCCTGCCCCATTCCGCCCAAGAAGCGACGACGCATGGTGGCCGAAGTGACGACACCGAATGAG CCTGTTGCTAATAACGTGGACACAAATTCCGTGACTGCTGCGGATATCAAGCCTCCGGCTATCGACTTTGATGATGCCTTTTTGCAGGGACTGCGTCCGGAAATGAATCACATGAACTTCCATCAGAAACTGTACTTTAAGCGTCGCGTTTACGAGCTGCTCGGCGATATTTTTGATGAGCGCGACCGGGCCAGCAGTCAACCGCAAGTTAACGGACAGATGGCAGCAAATCCCTCGCCCACATCTCTGCAGCACTTGGGTCTGTTGGCCCGAACGGGAGCCTTACAGCTGCCCAAGCTGGCCCCACGACCTGCCAAAGATCTCTAA